A stretch of DNA from Oryza brachyantha chromosome 9, ObraRS2, whole genome shotgun sequence:
CCCACGCGTCTCTAGATTTGCCTTGAAGGCCTTCTCCGTCCTCGGCGGCGTGATAAAGAGGTGCGGCACCGCTTGCGACCCAATGACGAGACCCCGCGCACCTCTAGCCTTAAAGATAACTTATCCCTGCTTACCAAACGCAGCCTTAGTAGGACATGCAACATATTCATATTGCTTCATGAATATATTTGAGAGGTTTAGTCATGCATGAGTTAACTACAAACTTTAAAAAGTGAATTAGCTTCTTAGCCATGCATAAGTTGGCTAGAATCTTCGAGAAATAAATTAGCTTCAACATAGATAACGCCTAATACATAATAGCTTTGCACATCCTGCATGGTTCCACAACATTTAATCTGACAGTAGAGGGAACTTTCCTTGCGATGTATGTTTGAATAGCCAAGAGCACTTTAGGTACTTCCTTTAGAATACCCTTGTTCTCCATTGGAACGCACAAACCAGGTCTACGTTTAAAAGGGTTAGCAAAGCAAAGGGCTGTGTTCAGTGTTAGATACTCCAGTGAAACTAGGTTCTCAAGAATATGACACGTTAGCTCAACCAAGCTCTTCGAGTAGCAGAAACCATTGATCACCACACTTTTGAGGTACTCATGACGGTGTTCTGCAATCTGTCTCATATGTGAGAAATCTCCAACTATTGATTTTGATTCATGCTCCATCTGTTGTTGAGATATCTgaagatgagaaaaataatatacttaaaaattaGTGCTTTCCCTATATTGACAGATAGTTTTGCTGGATGAAATGAACACTAAACAACATCTTACCGACAAGAAGAAAGTTTCCAAGAAAGGAGAAGCATCAAAAAAGGAGGCTAgacaaaaataatcataagATGGTGAAAAGGTCAATCCAGAGAGAGAAATATTCAAGAACTTCAGACAGAGGAATTTGGAGGTTAGCATTGTTGCGTTGACCACCTGCATAAAGATGTCCTAGATTAATCAAAGTCCAATGTATGAATACTATAATATGCATAACACATCTAAAGTGTTGGTGTACACCTCAGAGAACGAATCTATTGAAAGAGTTTCAAGATTCGGCATCATGGATGGAAGATTATCACTGGCATAACGAACAAGGCGTGAATCGCACACACGTAGTTTCTTCACTTGCGACCATTCTCCAAATGAAAGGTTTACATTGTATCCAGAAAGGTAAAAAGTGGTCAAATTTGGAGCTTTGTTCTTTATAAATCGCAGCCTCTTGCATTGAAAAACATCAAGGTAGCTGAGCCGCTGCAGTGTGCATGGTATCTTCAGGCTAACTATCTCCTTGCAATATTTGAGTTCCAACCACTCCAGAACAAACGAATTCGAAAGAAGACACCCTAACTCAGGTCCTGTGATGCACACCCAAGACAAACATAGCTTTTTAAGGCTTCTCCAGGAAGCCAATTCGACCGTAGGATGGAAGGCACAATTGCCAAGAACAAGAGATCGAATAGAATTTGCAATCCCATTAGATAGAAGTGAGCATGGGAAGTTGTAGGGTAGCATGGCTTCATACATGATGACAGTGAGTTCCTCAATCGCCGGTGTCATAGCGAACTGAAGCCAACGATCGACATGATCACATATATCTAGATTATCGGGGAACTGAAGAAGTTTGAATGTCTTCAATCCAATGCCAGAGTGTTTTTCAAGAATGTCGTCAACTCTTCGGATGAAATGTTTCTCTAAACCACATGAACGCAATCCTAGTGTATTCTCGTTAAAGGTCAGCTTGGGATGACATCTCCAAGAACTTAGAAAGGCACGAGACACACACGCAGCACGAGCAGCATCACGCATTGGCATCAGGGAATATATATGACACAAGATGTCCTGCATACACCATGATGggataaaatttgaacaatGCGATGGCGAATTTCATTGGGTTTGGCACTTTGAttagagaaagaaaaactgGATAGAACCATATGGGACATCGTTTCTTTTTCAACCCCTGGTGCTCTATGCAAGAATGCCCGACGTGTAATGCATTACATATGCTGATTATGCATTAAAATGCAGCAGTTGGATGCAAATTAAGCATTGCATAGAGTTATCTTCCTTTAACAGTGTTGTTAGTTGGAATATAATTTGGGTAAAAGTTTTGATGAAATCAAGTAAATAAGGGAGGTAGCTCTAGCTACTGAGATGTCAAGGTGCAGCGGGAGAGCGACAGCTGCAGTTTGCAACAGCTAGAAGAAAGCAAAACTACTGTAAATGATAATGCAAATATATCACTGAAAGTTTGCTTGTTTattcttaatatttttcttatttaggCACAAATCTACCAATATTCTGTGATATAGGAGTCAAAGATATACATGCAGTTTAATTATTCGACTATCTATCTATACATTATATATACCATACCTCTGGAATGTATATCTCTGATTTTCTCATGCTTTTACCACCCCGagaatcatcatcatcatcttgcTGGCAGCTTGAGTACTTCCTTTTAGCCGATGTAGCGATTAATCCCTCTGCTCATATATGGTTACAGATAAATTCAGACATTAACGGAcgaaattaaaagaaaaagaagaagaagaagaagttgGAGCGCACGAACGAGACGCAACGGACGGAGAGatgagagggggaggaggttCGAGGGGAAGCGAGCGCTTACTGCGGGCTAACTTGGCTCgccggaagcggcggcggcgcggccgccggatGGACATGAGGCGGTTCAGCACGAGCAGCCCCATGGCGCCGGCAAGGACGAATCGAGAGCGCACCTTGGGGGGGCTCTCTACGTCGATCCTATTGCCCCCTCTCTTTCTCCTGTCCGACTCGATCTCGCACGGGATAAAGGAgacgcggcgaggcggcggcggaggagagagaggtcgTGTTGGCGCCgtcgagggagaggaggagcacCGCTGGGGGCCCGGTGTAAGGTGTAGGTGGATTGGTCCGCCAATTCGTTTATAGGTCAATTAAGTGGATGCTTTGATGGACTATCTATTTAGTTAATCTATTAACGGGTTGATGGGCTTGTCCACTTGTACCACTGGGCCCGGGCCGTCGATGAATAGGTTTAAATAAACTATCgcattagaaatatatataaattatatgaagaaggaatttttttatccgatctttatatttcatcatatatatacaattttattaaaagcccctcaaatcccacctttttaaaattgaaaaagtAGCATCTCAGATAACCCAATTTTATTGGTCACCGTAACCCGTAGGGTACGCACTATTTCACTAATTAAAGCATGCTTCGTGACTTCGTGTTTGATGTTTTTCACCTAATTTGGTGAGTGGTCTTCTATGCTAGTGTTCCCTTCAGGTCAGTATGTCCTTCGTAATGTgcgtttatatttaaattaacgtgactttttaaatttatacatacaaataccttttacaaaaaattaatgtaATTTAAATGGTTCTGTTCaggaatttaattttgaaactgTCTacttataaactttatacaatcGTTGTGAACTTACACCCttatttttcacttctgcttatgtttataagccaaaatttaaattttcgatcttaaattgattttgaaatcttttcatcataatttatttctaacatttgcttttaaatcgttaaaacacatctataaaacttttatttataaattatttttcatttgtagaTGTgccgtttagtttttttccaaaaagccaaacaatacccctatctatatataaattcctAATTTGTAACTACGAATGTGAAAGATATTTTAAACATATTTCTTatgacaaataaaattttcaataaatatgttCCTAACTTGTTTTCTCGAGTTCTTTCTTATCACTGtttgacaaataaaattttcagtcAAAGATATTCCTAACTTGTTTTCTTGAGTTGTTTCTTATCATTGTTCTTGTGAAAAATCTGTTCATATCAGTCGCCACTGCCCAAGGTAGCAGTTGCAAACAGATTGAGCCAAAAATGGAGTTTCTTGTTACCCATCCTTTACCAGCCAATTAGCACGTCGCAGCAGCATCAAATGGAAGAACAGAGTGGAGCATGCCAACATCATAAGCATTATTTAGCATTTTAGCCAAATTTACCCACACTAATTTCGTAGCCACAACAGCTTCACTTGTGTTGATAAATTACTGGAGAACTAAACATTCACCtcgtgataactacagaaatgaaaattttaatgacAGATAATTTGGCAAAAAGAATGTGGTTCATGAAAAGTTGTTACATAATGGATAATTAGGATGAGAATTGAGATGGCACCTAATAACCCAAATTGTGACGACGATGGCGCCCAATTCTGTACGACGCACCAAACGAATTGTTGTCCGGTGCCCGAAAGAACTGTCCACCAAATATCGATTCCTTCTCCATTTGTTGCTGAGATATctgaagaagggaaaaaaaatgcgaTTCAGGCTTCCGTTTAGTTCgaaaaacatcgtatcaaatcttta
This window harbors:
- the LOC102715143 gene encoding putative F-box/FBD/LRR-repeat protein At5g56810, which encodes MGLLVLNRLMSIRRPRRRRFRRAKLARKGLIATSAKRKYSSCQQDDDDDSRGGKSMRKSEIYIPEDILCHIYSLMPMRDAARAACVSRAFLSSWRCHPKLTFNENTLGLRSCGLEKHFIRRVDDILEKHSGIGLKTFKLLQFPDNLDICDHVDRWLQFAMTPAIEELTVIMYEAMLPYNFPCSLLSNGIANSIRSLVLGNCAFHPTVELASWRSLKKLCLSWVCITGPELGCLLSNSFVLEWLELKYCKEIVSLKIPCTLQRLSYLDVFQCKRLRFIKNKAPNLTTFYLSGYNVNLSFGEWSQVKKLRVCDSRLVRYASDNLPSMMPNLETLSIDSFSEVVNATMLTSKFLCLKFLNISLSGLTFSPSYDYFCLASFFDASPFLETFFLSISQQQMEHESKSIVGDFSHMRQIAEHRHEYLKSVVINGFCYSKSLVELTCHILENLVSLEYLTLNTALCFANPFKRRPGLCVPMENKGILKEVPKVLLAIQTYIARKVPSTVRLNVVEPCRMCKAIMY